Below is a genomic region from Stegostoma tigrinum isolate sSteTig4 chromosome 36, sSteTig4.hap1, whole genome shotgun sequence.
TATGCTTTCGTAGAGCAAATCATGGCggccttatacacttaatgggaaggtcctggggagtttgACTGAACAAAGGGACCCTGGAGTGCAGgatcatatttccttgaaagcagagATGCAGGTGGACAgattggtgaagaaggcactcggtacatttgcctttattggtcagtgcatcggaTACATGaattgggaggtcgtgttgcagcAGTACAGGTCATTgcttaggccaattttggaagaCTCCGTGCTATAGAAAAAATGTtctgaaactagaaagggttcagaaaagatttacaaggatgttgcgaggttggagggtttgagctatagggctgaataagctggggctgttatctctggagtgtcagatgctgagaggtgaccttctggagatttttaaaatcatgagaggcatggatagggtgacaggtcaggtcttttcaccagggtagggatgtccaaaactagagggcataggtttaaggtgagagggaagaggtttaaaaggggcctaaggggcaatgtttttatgCAGAGGATGTGCGTGTATGGAAATATCTGcaagagcaagtggtggaggctggtacaatcacaacatttaaaacacatctggatgggcatatgaataggaaaggtttacagggacatgggcaaaatgctggcaaatgggacgaggttaatttcggatatctggttggcatggacaagttggacaaaagggtctgttttcataccGTACATATCTGTGACTCTTAAGAAAATGTTTTGATAACTTTTGAATTGTTTGACACCATCTGAAAATTGTACTGTTATTTGAGGCAAAAATTACTTCTGGGAGAAAGTAAAAGGTATGAttggatttcattttaaaaatacctAAAGGTCAAATTCTACCAAGGCAAATAATCAAAGAtaccttgatttgatttattatggtcACATGTACCTGGGTACAGCAAAAAGTTTCATTTTGCACAGGCGCATCATACGATACAAAATGCAGAGGGTAGTAGAACAAGCGAAGAATACAacattacagctgcagagaaggtacacaaagagtaaaatcaacattaaatttacaatttgagaggtccattcagaagtctaataacagcaggaagaaacaaatcagaagttgctggaaaagatcagcaggtctggcagcatctgtgaaggaaaaacagagttaacatttcaggtgtgaggaagggtcaccggacccgaaatgttaactctgtttattccttaacagatgctgccagacctgctgatcttttccagcaacttctgttttgtttcctggtttacagcatctgcagttattttgttttttaacagcaggaagaagctgttcttgaaactatTTGTATTTATATACAATCTTCAACCATGTGTCTGATGGAAGAAGGTTGGAGGGAATATAACGACAGTgggagggtctttgattatattggttgcTTTCCGGAGGCAGCAGCAAGTACACGTGGACTCAATGGATGGACAGCTGCTTCGCatgttggactgggctgtgttcagaCTCACTGTACTTTCTTTCGGTCTTGAGAAGAGTAGATGCCATACATGCTGTGATGCAGTCACAGAGAATGCTTTCTATGgggcatctataaaaattggtaagagtctttgtatgcatgctgaatttccttagtctcCTGAGGAAGTACAGtcattgtgctttcttgaccattctGTTGACATGGGTgcaccaggacagattgttatgatcatcactcccaggaacttgatgctgtcgaCCATCACCAATGACACagaaaggggtgtgtgtgcgcCTCCATCTCACTTCCCGAAGTCAAGGTCCGTGTCCGTCATTTTGTTGATGTGGACAGAAAAATTGTTATCTTTACATCATGCTATTAAGCAAttaatctctttcctgtattctgtcttgtgTTGTTTGCAATCTACCGTACAATGATAGAAATGGAGTTGGATATCAAATTTTGCTTTGCAGCAGTGAGGGTATAAGGAGTCTGGTATGGTGCTGAGTATGCATCCTTGCAGGGCActggattatggtggaggagacGTGGTCACCAATTCTCAGTGATTGCGGTCTATggatcaggaagtcaaggatccagttacaaAGCGGGTGTAGAGAACTATGTCTCAGAGTTTAgaaatgagtttgtttggaattttagTCAATGACCAATGGACTTGCATTCTGGACTTTAGAAATTGGATCCTTCAATTAAAATTATAATCACAATTGTCCTgacattcactcattcattctaATTGCTCTGGTTAAATGTAAACCTGCAATTACTGAAGCCAGCAAACAAAAAAAACCGGGAAAATGAAAGTCCCGCCAAACCACCGCGATTCCCATTGGTCTACACGCCTATAAATCACGTCGGTTTGCCCACTAATTGGATAATCAGCTAAAGTCAATCCACTTGTTCCCGGGAGATGCAAAACAACTTCTAAATAAAGTAAATTTCAATCCTTCCTTACCTCCTACTGAAATGCCAGTGGATTTATTCGATACACTCTGCTTTAAAATGTATTCTTTCTCAGAATTATTGCAAATGTCAAATAAAACCCAGCTTTCCCGCCACAcattctctcttcccccaccccctcaaagCTGCCCGTTGATTGGTGAGTAGGTGCACTAGGTTTTGTGAGAGCCTCGCTCCGATTGGCGTATCTCGGGAAGAGAAATGAGCCGAGGCGCTGGAATGGGTAGTGTCGGCCGGCACCCGCTAGCCGGGAGCGGGCCGGCCAACGGCGAGCTGCGATTGGCTGAGGGAGAAGGCGCGAGCCGGGCCGCTGGTTTAAGAAGCGGGAGGCGGGAGCGGCGCGAGGCTGGCCCCCTCCAACCGCCCCCTGACGAAGATGGTCCGTACCAAGGCTGACAGTCCGTCCACCTCCACCGGCTCCTTTCGCAAAGGTGAGGGCAGTGCAAAGGAACCGTCCGCCTCCCGCTCGCGGTGTCCACAGTCGCCCCCGCCCTTTCTGTCCGGTCCGTCGCTGTCGGTGTGGACGCGGCTCCCCACTGTGTGCCAGAGCGAGCGATGTCCAGCGGGCATCACCACCGCCGCGCCTCTCCCTCAGCTCCGAGTGTTGACCGCCGGCCTGAACTGTCTCGTCCGTTAACAGGGCTGTCTCTACGGatgccctcctccctcccctttccTTACAGTTTGTTTTGGCGGGAGGGTTGTTATTTTTGTCTTGGTATGCCGTGTTCCCCGCGGATGCCGATGTGGGAGGGGAGGGCGGTTCTTCCCGCGGCGGtacaaaccacccccccccccccccgccatccagCGTGGTCAGCTTTGGTCATCCCCTGGCGGGGATTCTCGATTTGTCCAAGGCCAGGATCCGGCGGTTGGATTTCATTTACCTCCCGGACAGTCCGCTGATGATTCTTGGCGTATTAAATAGCTTCCTTTTTGTCACATCCCGAGGCGATTCGCTAGTAGGTTATCAAACAATCTGGCACTTTCAGGAACGGATCCGTAAAgattagtttattttgttttcgggcaaaaaataaaatttacacgTTTGTTGTCTGACATCAGTCCCAAGTGCTCGGCAGATCAGGCAGTAATTCCGCGGTAAACTTGTTAAAGTTCGGAATGTTAACTTTTTTcgtttctacagatgctgctgagtcTCTGCAGCTCATTGTGTTCGTGTTCCAGCTCAGGCAATATGTGGGATGACAGCTAACGCTGCAGGTCAACTTTACATCAACTGATAAGTCTCTTTTTAGGAGGCTTAACCAAGTGGCGAGAAGCAGGAATACAAAAAGGCGTGTAGAGAACGAAATGACATGCCAAAAGTCAGGATGGACTAAATGTAACGAGGCTTGATCGTAGCTGTGCGCTTGGTTATTGGTCTCCATTGACTGGTTACCATAGATCAAATGACTTCTGCTTTTAAGTATAATTAATCTAAACCCCTTTGTATTGCAGGAGGTTGCACTAAGCCTAGAACAACTAACCAAAAAACTTAACGTTTCATCTTGGTGTGACTTTAAAAGTAAAAGGTTTTAGTCGATCTTTAGGAAAGTTGTTCCAGTGCTCAGGTCGTCTTCAACAGAAGTGAAAGCACTTTAGTTTACCTGATTTCACTTCATTGAAAATCCTGCATTCACTTTGCATCAGGCACGCAAATTATTGATTCTTAACTTTTGTCTTTGGATACTGTAAGGATCAGAATTTTAGGATGCTAGCTATTTAGAATGTAAAAGTTTGCACATTGAATTCCGTCACATGTCGAAGCCTGCAGGTAATACAAAGCTAAGCAGGGATATCTTGAAGATGAGAAAGCAGTTTCGGGACAACTTGAGCAAGAATATGGCAGTGGAGCATAATATACAAATGTTTTTACATTTGGTAGGAAAGATGCAGAGTATTTCTTTAATTGATAACAGGTATGAAAAGTGCAAGTACAGTTGCTTTAAATCTCTGAAGTTTAACAAGCGCAGTAAGTCTCGTGGAAATTGTCTAGCACAGATTTGTGCAGTCCTAATGTGATATTTTGGCGCCTGCTATATTCCAGCCTGGTTAAATGGTATTTGGAATGCTGTGCTGTTTTGGTTCTTAAGGAATGATACTCTGTGGAGAGTTGACATTTCCTGGAAGCTGCTCTGCCACTGGGTGGTGCTCTGCATGTTAATCAATTGAGGTGTCTAGAGGAAGTGATTTGGGAGTGCAATGGTTTGCTTGTCTGGTCTCTAGAGGATGTCAAGATTGTCCTGTGAAGAAATTGGGCAAATCCTGTATTCTCATTCTGAATTAGTGATTTCAATGAaaacctcattgaaacttactaAATATCTGGTAGACAGTGGATGCAGGTAAGATTCTTAGAAGACCTAAgagcaaaagcaggccattcaacccatggaGTCTCATCTGCAATTCATGATGCATGGCTGAGCTGAACTCAATTCTCCTTTCCTGAACCCTTGATTACCTTGGTTTTTGAGTTGTTTCAGCTTTAAATATTTAATGATTTAGCCTCTCTTTCTCCTGACTAGAAAGATAATTTGAAGGGTGAAACTTGACTTGTGGCCTCTGGAAGCTCAGTATTTGCATATGTTTAAAGTAGTGAAAGATTTGGTTACTGATTGCATAGCATTATCTTTAAAGACACTTGGAGTATTTGCTTGCCTGTGGAAAATGTCATATGACGGCACTTATTGCTGAACAAAAGTTTCCCTTGTGACTTTTCTAGGACACTGCTTCCATGTGAATTGAAGATTGATGTAAACTAGTAGGATTGCATATTAGATGTACTGTTGACAATTTTTATATGCAAGCCATGCTAATTTAGCAAGAAGCTATGAATTTGGTTGGACTACCTTTCTTGCCTTCTCCAGGATTGGTGATTTGTCCACTATCCACAGTATTCTTTAGAAAAATCCTGATGAAAGAACAAAGCTGGTTTCCTGCTGTCAATAGGAACCAGTCTCTTCTGGTCTTCCTCTTCTAGTTCAACATTCAGTTACCACTGATCTTAGATGCTTACCTGATTAGTGTGCTTGACATAATTTTTAAAGTCACTAACCAAATTGTTTTTTGAATTTTAGTACAGCTTGTCATGTGGGAGGTGCTCAGTCATTGCTTTTTGTCTTAACAGCTGTTGCTGCCAGAGCACCAAGGAAGGCACTTGGGTGTGCAAGTGCAACCAATGTCTCTCTAACATCTCCAGGGAAAAAAGGTATGTAATAACAATTCTCAGTTAATCAACCAGCAGCCCACAATCTCAAGAGGTGTAAGCTATAACTTTACATTGGGATTCACTGATGCAAATTTTACATAATGTTCTTTGCAGCAGTGATAGTTTGAACTTGCCAAAGCTTTTCCAAATCTTTCAATTGGCTAAGCTTAATTGATTACTTTTAGGCTTATCTAATTGTTTGAGGCTTTTTGATTTTCAGTTTTCACTTGGCCATAAAGTGCCTTTATTCAATATTTGTAATCAACATGGGACAAAATGGAAGTGCCTTTAAAGAAAAGTTGACCTATTAGGGCCCCTTAAAGGAGTAATTATCTATTTTACATATGAACCCACAAACTTGAGTACTCAAGTTCTGTCTTTTGAAAATGGCTCCTTTTGTATATAGATAAGTGAGTATTTAGTGACTGAGTTAGCTTGCAGGGTCAACAGCTGAACACTCAATAATTGAGTATTTATCAAGAGGGTTAGCGAACTTCATCTGATTTCTTTCAAACCTGAAATTTTTGCAACCCAGTTTCCCATTCCCAGTAAAATGGGAGGACTTTTTGCAAGCTTTGGTTAATGGGATATTTTGTGATTAACAACAGAAAACAAATATGCTGGTGGGAACCCAGTATGCCCAAGACCTACCCCAAAGTGGCAGAAAGGGATTGGAGAATTCTTT
It encodes:
- the pclaf gene encoding PCNA-associated factor; the encoded protein is MVRTKADSPSTSTGSFRKAVAARAPRKALGCASATNVSLTSPGKKENKYAGGNPVCPRPTPKWQKGIGEFFGPFKQPGKENTEPSDVSSSSKAGTSKAPRRAYVLPEDLDEAASDGEN